Proteins encoded by one window of Roseibium sp. Sym1:
- the flgI gene encoding flagellar basal body P-ring protein FlgI has product MARLFICLLAVLLAMPVSAMVRIKDIASLQGVRDNQLVGYGLVIGLKGSGDTLRNSPFTEQSLQSMLDSLGVNVREERLRTQNVAAVVVTAEMPSFIGKGSSIDVSVSSLGDATSLAGGTLVATPLLGADGQIYAVAQGPVAVSGFAELGQAESLTQGIPTVGRVPNGGLIERDLPAKFSQIPGLVLELANPDFRTAVRITDAINRFTRERYGVPVARERDYRSVVLTPPRDMSMTRFIAEIEAIRVSPDQTAKVVIDERTGTVVIGKDVQISTVAITHGNLTVRISEAPEVSQPSPFSQNGQTVVVPRTYVDAQESGGQLAVVGGTDLPTLVRGLNRIGLRPTGIIAILQAIKTAGALQAELVVQ; this is encoded by the coding sequence ATGGCCCGGTTATTCATATGTCTGCTGGCTGTATTGCTGGCCATGCCGGTGTCCGCGATGGTCCGGATCAAGGACATCGCCAGTCTTCAGGGCGTGCGTGACAACCAGCTTGTCGGCTACGGGCTGGTGATCGGCCTCAAGGGCTCGGGCGACACACTCAGAAACTCGCCCTTCACCGAGCAGTCGCTCCAATCCATGCTGGACAGCCTGGGGGTGAATGTGCGCGAAGAGCGCTTGCGTACCCAGAATGTTGCGGCCGTGGTGGTGACGGCGGAAATGCCTTCCTTCATCGGAAAAGGCTCGTCGATCGACGTCTCCGTCTCTTCGCTGGGCGATGCTACGTCGCTTGCCGGCGGGACCCTTGTGGCGACCCCGCTGCTTGGGGCTGATGGCCAGATCTACGCGGTGGCGCAGGGGCCCGTCGCGGTGTCCGGTTTCGCGGAACTGGGGCAGGCGGAGAGCCTCACCCAGGGAATTCCGACCGTCGGTCGCGTGCCCAATGGCGGCCTGATAGAAAGAGATTTGCCGGCTAAATTTTCTCAGATTCCGGGTCTTGTACTGGAGCTTGCCAATCCGGATTTCAGAACCGCGGTTCGCATCACCGATGCCATCAATCGCTTCACCAGAGAGCGCTACGGGGTTCCTGTAGCCAGGGAGCGGGACTATCGCTCCGTCGTTCTGACGCCACCCCGGGACATGAGCATGACACGATTTATCGCTGAGATCGAAGCGATCCGCGTCAGTCCGGACCAAACGGCCAAGGTGGTCATAGACGAACGCACGGGAACGGTGGTGATCGGCAAGGATGTGCAGATTTCGACGGTCGCGATCACGCACGGCAACCTGACGGTGCGTATCTCGGAGGCACCTGAAGTCTCGCAGCCTTCACCGTTTTCCCAGAACGGCCAGACCGTCGTCGTGCCAAGGACCTATGTCGACGCCCAGGAAAGCGGCGGACAGCTTGCCGTGGTCGGCGGCACGGATCTGCCCACCCTGGTGCGCGGTCTCAACCGCATCGGTCTCAGGCCGACAGGGATTATTGCCATCCTGCAGGCAATCAAGACGGCAGGAGCGCTCCAGGCGGAACTTGTGGTGCAATAG
- a CDS encoding MotE family protein: protein MPLQLDRSRTLGLLAIAAVTVTLGGAAAIAQSPRQKPTLEVETETILPPQDSELYCKNIAEAASDARIKWQTWKLISLEARLRDRIDQLQRKEREFETWVKRREGLLDEVEDQVVSIIGRMRPDAAAAQLSTTDEEAAVGVLLKLKARVASSILDEMEPSRAAQLTQSMMGLTNPEIQRSF, encoded by the coding sequence ATGCCACTTCAATTGGACCGCAGCCGGACACTCGGTCTCCTGGCAATCGCGGCAGTTACGGTCACTCTCGGCGGGGCAGCCGCCATCGCGCAGTCACCGCGGCAGAAACCGACGCTGGAAGTCGAAACGGAAACGATCCTGCCACCGCAGGACAGCGAACTCTATTGCAAGAACATTGCCGAGGCGGCGAGCGACGCCCGCATCAAGTGGCAGACCTGGAAGCTGATCAGCCTCGAGGCAAGGCTGAGGGATCGTATCGATCAGCTGCAACGCAAGGAGAGGGAATTCGAGACATGGGTCAAGCGGCGCGAAGGCCTTCTGGACGAGGTTGAAGACCAGGTTGTCTCCATTATCGGCAGGATGCGTCCCGACGCCGCCGCCGCCCAGCTCTCGACCACCGATGAGGAGGCCGCTGTCGGCGTTCTCCTGAAACTGAAGGCCCGGGTCGCCAGCAGCATTCTCGACGAGATGGAACCGTCCCGGGCAGCGCAGCTGACCCAATCCATGATGGGGCTGACCAACCCGGAAATACAACGGAGTTTTTGA
- the flgH gene encoding flagellar basal body L-ring protein FlgH codes for MMRVFLIPFGVLLLAGCAGQLEDVGRAPEMSPVGFGLAAQPATVYPINTFGQGAVKDFNSLWASGRDNFFADPRAKKVGDVLTVTIQMNDRANLDNSSDRRRTSDLGIGGALGTSWDGNSTEGEANFDLDSGSGSAGSGSIDRSEEIQLSIAAVVTERLPNGNLVIAGSQEMRVNYEMRILQIAGIVRPRDIQANNIIPYDKIAEARVSYGGRGRISEVQQPGWGQQIYDIVTPF; via the coding sequence TTGATGCGCGTTTTCCTGATTCCGTTTGGCGTTCTTTTGTTGGCCGGTTGCGCCGGTCAGCTGGAAGATGTCGGCAGAGCCCCGGAGATGTCTCCTGTCGGCTTCGGCCTCGCGGCCCAGCCGGCAACGGTTTATCCGATCAACACGTTCGGTCAGGGTGCCGTGAAAGACTTCAATTCCCTGTGGGCCAGCGGCCGCGACAACTTCTTTGCCGATCCGAGGGCGAAAAAGGTCGGCGACGTTCTGACAGTCACGATCCAGATGAACGATCGCGCCAACCTGGACAACAGTTCCGACCGGCGGCGGACCTCCGATCTCGGCATTGGCGGTGCGCTCGGCACGAGCTGGGACGGCAACTCTACCGAAGGAGAGGCCAATTTCGACCTGGATTCCGGTTCCGGATCGGCCGGCTCCGGGTCAATCGACCGGTCCGAGGAAATCCAGCTCTCCATCGCGGCCGTTGTCACCGAACGTTTGCCCAACGGCAATCTCGTCATAGCCGGCTCCCAGGAAATGCGGGTGAACTACGAAATGCGCATCCTGCAGATAGCCGGGATCGTGCGCCCGCGCGACATCCAGGCAAACAACATCATTCCCTATGACAAGATTGCGGAAGCACGGGTTTCCTACGGCGGACGAGGCCGGATTTCCGAGGTCCAGCAGCCCGGGTGGGGTCAGCAGATCTACGACATCGTGACACCGTTCTGA
- a CDS encoding flagellar basal body-associated FliL family protein, whose translation MSNIIEVPIETARQSSRGGGFLAALVLLTLIGSGAGAGLAKYIVDQTEQEVRGRLRQQQSFSETLPFSASTRLQTLKPLVTNLASPGDAWIRLQASVLLEDDMDGEIAVMKKKVEGDFLSYLRTLTLSHLEGGVGLQHLKEDLTERARTRSAGQIHEVILESVVIQ comes from the coding sequence ATGTCCAACATTATCGAAGTACCGATCGAGACCGCCAGGCAATCGTCCCGGGGGGGCGGATTTCTGGCGGCCCTTGTTCTGCTGACGCTGATAGGGTCCGGGGCCGGGGCGGGCCTTGCGAAATATATTGTCGACCAGACCGAGCAGGAGGTTCGCGGCCGTCTTCGCCAGCAGCAGAGCTTTTCGGAAACACTGCCGTTTTCCGCGTCCACCCGGCTCCAGACGCTCAAGCCGCTCGTCACCAACCTGGCGAGCCCGGGAGACGCCTGGATCCGGCTGCAGGCCTCGGTGCTCCTTGAAGACGACATGGATGGCGAAATCGCGGTCATGAAGAAGAAGGTCGAAGGCGACTTTCTGTCCTATCTCAGAACGCTCACGCTGTCCCACCTTGAGGGCGGCGTCGGACTTCAGCATCTGAAAGAGGATCTGACCGAGCGGGCACGCACGCGTTCAGCGGGCCAGATCCACGAAGTCATCCTGGAATCGGTGGTGATCCAATGA
- the fliP gene encoding flagellar type III secretion system pore protein FliP (The bacterial flagellar biogenesis protein FliP forms a type III secretion system (T3SS)-type pore required for flagellar assembly.), whose amino-acid sequence MIRLFLACFSLLFLTSLASAQVPDLSTLLPAGEGSASGRIVQMIALLTVLSLAPGILIMVTSFTRFVIAFSFLRSGIGLQTTPGNLILISLALFMTFYVMAPTFDRAWESGVQPLMNNEISEEEAYVRITTPFREFMLSQVREEDLVLFDELAAGRITDSEAASAEEVELRVLIPAFMISELRRGFEIGFLIALPFLVIDMIVATITMSMGMMMLPPTVISLPFKALFFVLIDGWNLLVGSLVRSFI is encoded by the coding sequence ATGATCCGGCTGTTCCTTGCATGTTTTTCGCTTCTGTTTTTGACAAGCCTGGCTTCCGCTCAGGTCCCCGACCTGTCCACATTGCTGCCGGCCGGTGAAGGCAGCGCGAGCGGACGCATTGTCCAGATGATCGCGCTCTTGACGGTGCTTTCCCTGGCGCCGGGCATCCTGATCATGGTGACCAGTTTTACCCGGTTCGTGATTGCGTTTTCCTTCCTGAGATCCGGGATAGGTCTGCAAACGACGCCGGGAAATCTCATCCTGATTTCGCTGGCGCTGTTCATGACCTTCTATGTGATGGCTCCGACATTCGACCGGGCCTGGGAAAGCGGCGTTCAACCGCTGATGAACAACGAGATTTCCGAAGAGGAGGCCTATGTCCGCATCACAACGCCGTTCCGGGAATTCATGCTCAGCCAGGTCCGGGAAGAAGACCTCGTGCTGTTTGACGAGCTTGCCGCCGGACGGATCACGGACAGTGAAGCCGCGTCTGCGGAAGAGGTCGAGTTGAGGGTGCTGATTCCGGCCTTCATGATCTCGGAACTGCGCCGGGGCTTCGAGATCGGTTTTCTGATCGCGCTGCCTTTTCTCGTGATCGATATGATCGTGGCGACGATCACCATGTCGATGGGCATGATGATGCTGCCGCCAACCGTTATCTCGCTGCCGTTCAAGGCGCTGTTCTTCGTCCTGATCGATGGTTGGAACTTGCTGGTCGGCAGTCTGGTTCGATCGTTCATATGA
- a CDS encoding flagellin N-terminal helical domain-containing protein has protein sequence MSSLMTNASAMTALQTLRNTSNNLAETQNRISTGYRVAGAEDNAAYWSIATTMRSDNMALSAVEDSLGLGAATVDVMYTAMDSTVDVMNEIKAKLVAARTPGVDRGKIQSDINELQNQLRSTAESAVFNGENWLSSDVTTVTSKEIVSSFTRVGGAVSVLTTSVDITATQLYDTTGGGTGILDGAQANGNVVDTIDISALTDSAADLTTLEGMISDVDDALGAITDSATLLGSTKKRVDLQKDFVSALIDSIDRGVGQLVDADMNKESTRLQALQTQQQLGIQALSIANQGSQNILSLFR, from the coding sequence ATGTCTAGCTTGATGACAAACGCTTCCGCAATGACCGCTCTGCAGACCCTGCGGAACACCAGCAACAACCTGGCAGAGACGCAGAACCGCATCTCTACCGGTTATCGCGTGGCCGGCGCGGAAGACAACGCTGCCTACTGGTCCATCGCAACCACCATGCGTTCCGACAACATGGCTCTCAGCGCCGTTGAAGACTCTCTGGGTCTGGGTGCCGCGACCGTCGACGTCATGTACACCGCCATGGACAGCACCGTTGATGTCATGAACGAAATCAAGGCCAAGCTTGTTGCCGCCCGTACCCCGGGTGTCGACCGCGGCAAGATCCAGTCCGACATCAACGAACTGCAGAACCAGCTGCGTTCGACTGCTGAATCCGCCGTTTTCAACGGTGAAAACTGGCTGTCTTCCGACGTGACCACGGTGACGTCGAAAGAAATCGTCAGCTCCTTCACCCGCGTTGGCGGTGCCGTGTCCGTCCTGACCACCTCCGTTGATATCACTGCCACCCAGCTCTACGACACGACTGGTGGCGGTACCGGTATTCTCGACGGTGCCCAGGCAAACGGCAACGTTGTCGATACCATCGACATCTCCGCCCTGACGGACAGCGCAGCCGATCTGACCACGCTGGAAGGCATGATCTCGGACGTCGATGACGCTCTGGGCGCCATCACGGACTCCGCAACCCTGCTCGGCTCCACCAAGAAGCGCGTCGACCTGCAGAAGGACTTCGTGTCCGCTCTGATCGACTCGATCGACCGTGGTGTCGGCCAGCTCGTGGACGCTGACATGAACAAAGAGTCTACCCGCCTTCAGGCCCTGCAGACCCAGCAGCAGCTCGGCATCCAGGCTCTTTCGATCGCAAACCAGGGTTCGCAGAACATTCTGTCCCTGTTCCGTTAA
- the fliF gene encoding flagellar basal-body MS-ring/collar protein FliF, translated as MPGREHAEKLWANLMELGVRRLVALALVGLATIATVGAGAYYLSRPEQTVLYTGLEGEDVTRIGSALRDAGIQFDISSDGSAVMVSHAQTAKARMLLAEKGLPRGANSGYELFDELGSLGLTSFMQEVTRVRALEGELARTIQLMKGIRAARVHIVLPEKGSFRRDQQPPSASVVIRSDVPDDIRTADAIRHLVAAGVPGMEASKVTVLDTSGGILAAGKDPTKASAGQLASLETAVSNRIQENIRKTLTPYLGLDNFQVSVAAELNTDRKTIAETIFDPDSRIERSVRTVRENENAQNSSVSAPTTVEQNLPEEDVAADNGERSSEENERREETVNYEISSKRIETSQDGYKVDRLSIAVLVDKARLVQSLGGDPSQVQIQEQLTEIEALVASSAGVESERGDLVKVSIVDFVDGGKSLEPIPPISVSEYLLRQSGNIINALAILTVSMLVIWFGLRPAVAALVPQVSKPQVEMAELGMLPDGSEAAAEPYDGEQGFLMPPDHSDMLQDLNSKRNQSALRKLESLLEYNEEQSAAILRQWLYESERV; from the coding sequence ATGCCGGGCCGTGAACACGCCGAGAAACTGTGGGCAAATCTGATGGAACTGGGCGTGCGCAGACTGGTCGCGCTCGCTCTTGTCGGGCTCGCTACCATCGCGACCGTTGGCGCGGGCGCCTACTACCTGAGCCGTCCGGAACAGACGGTCCTCTACACGGGCCTTGAGGGAGAAGACGTGACCCGGATCGGGTCGGCCCTGCGGGACGCCGGTATCCAGTTCGACATCAGCTCAGACGGAAGTGCCGTCATGGTGAGCCATGCACAGACGGCCAAGGCCCGCATGCTGCTGGCCGAAAAAGGGCTGCCGAGGGGAGCCAATTCCGGCTACGAGCTGTTCGACGAGCTGGGATCGCTCGGCCTGACATCCTTCATGCAGGAAGTCACCCGTGTGCGGGCGCTGGAAGGCGAGCTTGCACGCACCATCCAGCTGATGAAGGGGATCCGCGCCGCGCGCGTTCATATCGTCTTGCCGGAAAAGGGATCCTTCCGGCGCGATCAGCAGCCGCCTTCGGCCTCCGTGGTCATCCGTTCCGATGTCCCGGACGACATTCGCACGGCGGATGCCATACGCCACCTCGTTGCCGCCGGCGTCCCGGGCATGGAAGCCAGCAAGGTAACGGTGCTGGATACGTCCGGCGGCATCCTGGCAGCAGGCAAGGACCCGACCAAGGCGTCCGCCGGACAGCTGGCCAGCCTGGAAACGGCCGTCAGCAACCGCATCCAGGAAAATATCCGCAAGACCCTGACGCCTTATCTGGGACTGGACAATTTCCAGGTCAGCGTGGCGGCGGAGCTCAACACGGACCGCAAGACCATCGCGGAGACGATCTTCGATCCGGATTCCCGCATCGAACGCTCCGTGCGGACGGTCCGGGAGAACGAGAACGCCCAGAACTCCAGCGTATCCGCGCCGACCACCGTGGAGCAGAACCTGCCCGAAGAAGACGTTGCCGCTGACAATGGCGAGCGCTCGAGCGAGGAAAATGAACGCCGTGAGGAAACCGTCAATTACGAGATTTCCTCCAAGCGGATTGAAACCTCCCAGGATGGGTACAAGGTCGACCGCCTGTCGATCGCCGTGCTTGTCGACAAGGCCCGGCTGGTGCAGTCGCTTGGCGGCGATCCCAGCCAGGTGCAGATCCAGGAGCAGCTGACGGAAATCGAGGCCCTGGTTGCATCGTCCGCGGGTGTTGAAAGTGAACGGGGCGATCTCGTCAAGGTGTCCATCGTCGACTTTGTCGACGGAGGCAAGTCGCTGGAGCCGATCCCCCCGATCAGCGTTTCGGAATACCTGCTGCGCCAATCCGGCAACATCATCAATGCACTCGCCATTCTGACGGTGTCGATGCTCGTGATCTGGTTCGGATTGCGTCCCGCGGTCGCCGCGCTGGTTCCGCAAGTCTCGAAGCCCCAGGTGGAGATGGCCGAACTGGGCATGTTGCCGGACGGGTCGGAAGCCGCAGCCGAACCTTACGATGGTGAACAGGGCTTCCTGATGCCTCCGGATCATTCCGACATGCTTCAGGACCTCAACAGCAAGCGCAACCAATCCGCTTTGCGGAAACTGGAATCGCTGCTGGAATACAACGAAGAACAGTCCGCCGCGATCCTTCGCCAGTGGCTCTATGAATCGGAGCGCGTCTGA
- a CDS encoding MotB family protein — MLEGHPNEIVIVRRKNSWEEDYLPHGVWKIAYADFMTALMAFFLVMWLINVTDDSVRRGVAQYFNPVKLASTAPNRKGLNDPLVSGDTNENGTKLFNGKLGGSEEPVDQDENFGSGIEAGHKPEEVPERPEQGGAPASGQFTQLHSESILFSDPYAVLDTLAEKIRVAETLEDNPRGIGTGLQKQEGAQGGQAYRDPFDPMFWQFRPGRGVDGSETASVGTPGDGAGHSGARLEGDLAFGAPFDEGHSQDTGAGLAEAGPRPGPATVEPATDAGDAGTSEFERTGSGRFAETGTSTDPVVAHVTGRTDLTQVGETSLKGAQPVVGEDVDVSESAADTLVARLSDILEETDGTILEETASQITVDRLGEGALISLTDDQNFGMFAIGSAEPRPELVKLLERIGSEISETSGQIVIKGHTDARPFRSKTYDNWRLSSARAHMALYMLARGGVAKSRFDRVEGSADRHLKYPDDPFAAGNRRIEIYLLEER, encoded by the coding sequence ATGCTCGAGGGCCACCCGAACGAGATCGTCATTGTCAGGCGCAAGAACAGCTGGGAAGAAGATTACCTTCCACACGGCGTCTGGAAAATCGCCTATGCGGACTTCATGACCGCACTGATGGCGTTTTTCCTGGTGATGTGGCTGATCAATGTCACCGATGACAGCGTCCGCCGCGGCGTCGCGCAATATTTCAATCCGGTCAAGCTTGCCTCGACGGCGCCCAACCGGAAGGGCCTCAACGATCCTCTTGTCAGCGGCGATACAAACGAGAACGGCACGAAGCTGTTCAACGGCAAGCTGGGCGGATCCGAAGAGCCGGTCGACCAGGATGAGAATTTCGGGTCCGGCATCGAGGCCGGACACAAGCCGGAAGAGGTTCCGGAACGCCCCGAACAGGGAGGCGCGCCGGCCTCCGGACAATTCACGCAGTTGCATTCGGAATCGATCCTGTTCTCGGATCCCTATGCCGTTCTGGACACGCTTGCGGAAAAGATCCGTGTTGCCGAGACGCTGGAGGACAACCCGCGGGGCATCGGTACCGGTCTTCAGAAGCAGGAAGGTGCCCAGGGCGGGCAAGCCTATCGCGACCCCTTCGATCCGATGTTCTGGCAGTTCAGGCCGGGACGGGGTGTCGACGGGTCCGAAACGGCTTCCGTCGGAACGCCGGGAGATGGTGCCGGTCACAGCGGAGCGCGGCTGGAGGGTGACCTGGCTTTTGGTGCGCCTTTCGACGAGGGGCATTCGCAAGACACGGGAGCCGGGCTCGCGGAGGCCGGACCGCGCCCCGGTCCGGCAACGGTCGAACCCGCGACGGACGCAGGAGACGCGGGGACCTCGGAGTTCGAGCGCACCGGTAGCGGCCGGTTCGCCGAAACAGGCACCAGCACCGATCCGGTCGTTGCACATGTGACGGGACGCACTGACCTTACGCAGGTCGGCGAGACCTCCCTGAAGGGCGCTCAGCCGGTCGTTGGTGAGGATGTCGATGTCTCCGAAAGCGCAGCCGATACCCTGGTCGCACGCCTGTCCGATATCCTTGAGGAGACGGATGGCACCATCCTGGAAGAGACCGCCAGCCAGATCACGGTGGACCGTCTGGGCGAGGGGGCCTTGATCAGCCTTACCGACGATCAGAACTTCGGCATGTTCGCCATCGGCTCTGCAGAGCCGCGTCCGGAACTGGTCAAGCTGCTGGAGAGGATCGGCAGCGAGATCTCCGAGACGTCAGGCCAGATTGTCATCAAGGGGCACACCGATGCCCGGCCGTTCAGGAGCAAGACATACGATAATTGGCGCCTGTCTTCTGCCCGGGCGCACATGGCGCTTTACATGCTCGCGCGGGGCGGCGTTGCAAAGAGCCGTTTCGATCGTGTCGAAGGCTCGGCTGACCGGCACCTGAAGTATCCCGACGATCCGTTTGCGGCGGGCAACCGCCGTATCGAAATCTACCTGCTGGAGGAGCGGTGA
- a CDS encoding chemotaxis protein encodes MRLSDCFKRFASALLLALYATFAHIAGASAEAQGTGTRDARPFEMIRSLQVLQEQIAQGNSHALRAQRSLLVKMDRDFFNMPADMWQEPRNARAAVVHLLSGGHPRVMRKLLTLEPAPAVDRRLLEASLAYVEGREEDMLGLLEDIDPLDLPAGLGGHVALVKAAPYIRTDPARAMQLLQVASLLMPGSLVEEAALRREVFVAGMMADVDRFRVLSIRYLRRFRSSVYAGDFRRRFALALDTLGFVKSEDKFALLDPVLHEFDADSRRGLYLRLARSALLAGHLNVARKATGEALLLAVEGTREHEILKIYLAATRLDPEMITANRDLLWSVDPQMLSDQDRAVLDGVYVVLNSVRHFPEPPDNVIGEFNVASSMKDPEQRDWVTADMDLAEALLGRTGKAFELRGDAK; translated from the coding sequence ATGCGCCTGTCAGACTGTTTCAAAAGGTTCGCGTCCGCTCTGTTGCTGGCCTTGTATGCAACCTTCGCACACATTGCCGGTGCGAGTGCGGAAGCCCAGGGCACCGGGACACGGGATGCCCGGCCCTTCGAGATGATCCGGTCGCTGCAGGTTCTTCAGGAGCAGATCGCGCAGGGCAACAGCCATGCCCTGCGCGCGCAGCGCTCGTTGCTGGTCAAAATGGACAGGGACTTCTTCAACATGCCTGCCGACATGTGGCAGGAACCGCGCAATGCACGTGCGGCAGTCGTACACCTCCTGAGTGGGGGGCACCCGCGCGTCATGCGAAAGCTGCTCACGCTTGAACCTGCACCCGCCGTGGACCGGAGACTTCTTGAGGCCTCGCTGGCCTATGTCGAGGGCCGGGAGGAAGACATGCTGGGGCTTCTTGAGGATATCGACCCCCTGGATCTGCCTGCGGGTCTCGGAGGCCATGTGGCCCTGGTGAAGGCCGCCCCGTACATCCGCACCGATCCGGCCAGGGCGATGCAGCTTCTGCAGGTCGCAAGCCTGCTGATGCCCGGAAGCCTTGTCGAGGAAGCCGCCCTGCGCAGGGAAGTCTTCGTTGCCGGCATGATGGCGGATGTGGACCGGTTTCGTGTTCTCAGCATCCGCTATCTGCGCCGCTTTCGAAGTTCAGTCTATGCGGGCGATTTCCGCCGCCGCTTCGCGTTGGCCCTGGACACGCTCGGCTTTGTCAAAAGCGAGGACAAGTTCGCCTTGCTCGATCCGGTGCTTCACGAATTCGATGCCGACTCCCGGCGGGGGCTCTACCTGAGACTTGCCCGGTCCGCCCTCCTTGCCGGGCATCTGAACGTGGCGCGCAAGGCAACCGGGGAGGCACTCCTGCTTGCGGTCGAAGGCACCAGGGAACACGAGATTCTGAAAATCTACCTGGCCGCAACCCGGCTCGATCCGGAAATGATCACCGCCAACCGGGACCTGCTTTGGTCGGTCGACCCGCAAATGCTGTCGGACCAGGATCGCGCGGTGCTTGACGGCGTCTATGTGGTGCTCAATTCCGTGCGCCATTTTCCGGAACCGCCGGACAACGTGATTGGCGAATTCAACGTTGCAAGCTCGATGAAAGACCCCGAACAGCGCGACTGGGTCACTGCGGACATGGACCTGGCCGAAGCCCTGCTGGGCAGGACGGGAAAGGCGTTCGAGCTGCGCGGAGATGCAAAATGA
- the fliK gene encoding flagellar hook-length control protein FliK, producing the protein MTVKTDALIPQAPKSGKAAEVATDGRGGGAAKDAAAAFQSILQGMKREGTQAGSGEEDSHGASTGNRSGGQAGAGAGTGELDGKTAQDGAKTSGQVTFSTSNLVDALRQVSHNVMSGISGDGSSSGEGEDAGPAGDRRQAGAELAAATIGLPPGAVPARKPGQSPHAAAAARTPPGSGTPGGAPDPAPQALAGRDGAARTGTSSLFAQFGVEPETASGSMTSSARGSTLPEEATGAVKVLRQETHFAPNLRLSPAQQVADQVGSALKSLASDTRLAAQGGVTHKAEGPVLKTLDIQLTPHELGTVKVSLRMVGDTVEVTLQTSKAQTADLLRQDRQLLDQMLRTTGFKADAITIQAADDRASISAGSGANGNSAMNQNTSGNGTFSDGQPQNSGNGNFGQNPDRRGQEAHGNMFPETDISRGKDHEEDTGNSLSDGIYL; encoded by the coding sequence ATGACGGTCAAGACAGATGCACTGATCCCGCAGGCCCCCAAATCCGGCAAGGCGGCGGAGGTCGCCACAGACGGCCGGGGAGGAGGGGCCGCCAAGGACGCCGCTGCGGCGTTCCAGTCCATCCTGCAGGGAATGAAACGGGAAGGCACGCAGGCCGGGAGCGGTGAGGAGGACAGTCACGGTGCCTCCACCGGCAACCGGTCCGGTGGTCAAGCGGGCGCCGGGGCAGGGACAGGCGAATTGGACGGCAAGACGGCTCAGGACGGCGCCAAGACGAGCGGCCAGGTCACTTTTTCCACCAGCAATCTCGTCGATGCCCTGCGCCAGGTGTCGCACAACGTGATGTCGGGGATCTCGGGCGACGGGTCATCCTCCGGCGAAGGCGAAGACGCCGGTCCCGCCGGAGACCGGAGGCAGGCCGGCGCGGAGCTTGCCGCTGCGACGATCGGCCTGCCGCCGGGTGCGGTGCCGGCGCGCAAGCCGGGGCAAAGTCCCCATGCCGCGGCGGCTGCCCGGACACCGCCAGGAAGCGGAACGCCCGGGGGGGCACCCGATCCAGCCCCTCAAGCATTGGCCGGCCGGGACGGCGCGGCCAGAACCGGAACCTCTTCTCTCTTTGCGCAATTCGGCGTGGAGCCGGAGACAGCGTCAGGGTCCATGACGAGTTCCGCGCGCGGCTCAACACTGCCGGAAGAGGCCACCGGCGCGGTCAAGGTTCTCCGGCAGGAAACCCATTTCGCACCCAACCTGCGCCTGTCCCCAGCGCAGCAGGTGGCGGATCAGGTTGGCTCCGCCCTCAAATCGCTGGCTTCCGACACCAGACTGGCGGCGCAGGGGGGAGTTACCCACAAGGCAGAAGGCCCTGTGCTGAAAACGCTGGATATCCAGCTCACGCCACATGAACTGGGCACCGTCAAAGTGTCCCTGAGAATGGTTGGTGATACCGTTGAGGTAACGCTTCAGACGAGCAAGGCACAGACCGCGGACCTTCTGAGGCAGGACCGGCAACTGCTGGACCAGATGCTCCGGACCACCGGCTTCAAGGCCGACGCGATCACGATCCAGGCCGCTGATGATCGTGCTTCCATATCCGCCGGATCCGGTGCCAACGGCAATTCGGCGATGAACCAGAACACGTCCGGCAATGGCACGTTCAGCGACGGTCAGCCGCAGAATTCCGGCAACGGTAATTTCGGCCAGAACCCGGATCGTCGGGGACAAGAGGCCCACGGCAACATGTTTCCGGAAACAGACATATCGAGAGGAAAAGATCATGAGGAAGACACTGGCAACAGCCTGTCTGACGGCATCTATCTTTAG